Part of the Nocardia farcinica genome, CGACGGCGTCGGTGGCCGAGCGGAAGGCCGCGCCGATCGCGGTGAACGCGGCTGCCTGCAGGATCACCAACGGCATCATGAACTGCGCGTAGCTGCTGAATCCGGTGCCCGCGAAGGTCATCACCGTTTTGAGCGGGATGTAGAAGCTGGCGGTGAAGGCGGCGGGCGCGAACACCGAGGTGAGCACCTCCCCGGTCTTGACCGAGGGTGTGATGAGCCGGGTGGTGAGCACCCACCACTGCCGCGCGCGCACCGGCCGCGCGCGCAGATCGGTGAGCCAGGCGCCCCGATGGGCGGGTGCCGCTGGCTCCGTCGCGACCGCCTCGATCACGGGCACCGCGCCGGCCCGGGAAGCGCTGCGTGCGGATGCCGCGCCGCCGCCGGGTGTCGGCCCGCTCATGCGGGCACCTCGCTCTCCGTCGCGGCGGGATGGCCGGTGAGGTGCAGGAAGACGTCGTCGAGGGAGGGTCGGCGCAGGGCGATGTCGACCAGTTCCAGCCCGGCGGCGTCCAGGCGGCGCAGGGCCTCGGCGAGCGTCTTGGCGCCGTCCGGGGCGGGGATGGCGAGGCGGTCGGCGTCCGGGCCGGGCGCCGGATGGCCGGGTGGCAGCAGCGGACCCAGGACGGCCGCGATGGCGGGCAGGTCTTCCAGTCGCAGCGGCACGACCTCGCAGTAGCTGCCGCCGGTGCGGGATTTGAGTTCGTCGGCGGTGCCCTCGGCGATGACGACGCCGTGGTCGATGACGATGATCCGGTCGCAGAGCGCGTCGGCTTCCTCCAGGTACTGGGTGGTGAGCAGGGTGGTGATGCCGTGCGCGCGGAATCCGCCGACCAGATCCCACACGCCCTGCCTGCTGCGCGGGTCGAGGCCGGTGGTCGGCTCGTCGAGGAACACCACGTCGGGCCGGACGACCAGTCCGCAGGCGATGTCGATGCGCCTGCGCATGCCGCCGGAGTAGGTGCCCACCCGGCGTCCGGCGGCGTCGGTGAGGTCGAATTCGACCAGCAGTTCCTCGGCACGGGCCCGGGCGGCTCGTTTGCGCAGTCCCATCAGCCTGCCGAACATGACCAGGTTCTCGTAGCCGCTGAGCATGTCGTCGAGCGCGGCGAACTGGCCGGTCAACATGATGCAGCGGCGCACGCCCGCCGGGTCGGCGACCACGTCGTGCCCGGCGACACTCGCCCGGCCCGCATCCGGGGTGACCAGGGTGGACAGGATGTTGACCGTCGTGGTCTTGCCCGCGCCGTTCGGGCCGAGGATGCCGAGCACCTCCCCCTGGTGCGCGACGAAGTCGACGCCGCGCAGCGCGCGCACGGCTCCGAAGGACTTCTCGACGCCGTCGACCACTACCGCGGTGTCGTTCACTGGGTGCCTCCAAGGTGCTGGTCGAGCAGCCGGGCGATCCGCGGCAGGACGTGCGGTGCGGTCAGCTCGTCGTGGGTGGCTTCGATGTCGTGACTGGTGAGGCGGCCGGTGATGTAGGGCCGCCAGCCGTCCGGTCCGAAGATCTCGGAACTGTCCACGGTGGCGTGGAAGTACACCGCGTCGCCGGGGAAGACCGGCCTGCGGTAGCCGGTACGGGTGCGCGCGGAGGCGTTGTAGGACGCCGCCATCCGCTCCAGGGTGGCGGCATCGACCACGGCCGCGCCGCCCATCCGTGCCGCGATCAGCTCGGCCGCCTGCTCGGCGGTGGCCGCGGCGGGCACGTCCTCGATGCCGAAGACGGCGCCGAAGGTGTGCACGAAGGTGCCCGCGGTGAGCGGTTCGATGCTGTCGCCGTCGATGTCGGCGGTGTCGGCGTCCAGCAGCGCGAGCACACCGACCTCGGCGCCCTCCGCCGCCAGCTGCGCGGCCATCGCGTGCGCGATCAGGCCGCCGTAGGACCAGCCCAGCAGGTGGTAGGGCCCGTCCGGTTGCACGGCTCGGATCTCGCGCAGGTAGCGGCGGGCGAAGGCCTCGATGCTGCCGGGGGACGGCTCGCGGCCGCTCAGATCGGGTGCCTGTAGGCCGTAGATCGGGCGGCCGGGCGCGAGCGCGTCGGCCAGGCCCAGATAGGTCCACGCCATGCCCGACGAGGGATGCACGCAGAACAGGGCGGGTGCGTCGCCGCCGAGCCGGATGGGCAACAGGACATCCAGGCCCAGACCGGCGCCCGGGGTGACCTCGGCCTGTTCGGCCAGGTGCCGCTGTTCGGCTTCGGCGGTCTCCCGGCCGAGCGGGCTGTGCGCGAAGCGGGCCAGCGCGGTCAGCGCCGCGACCCACGATTCGGCCAGCTCGGCGACGTCGGCGCGGTCGAGCAGGGTCGCGGGGAACCCGAAGCTCGCCCGCAGCCGGTCGTCGATCACCACGGCGTTCACGTCCACCTCGGCCTGCAACGGCACGCCGGGGTGTTCGGTCGCGGGCAGCTCGCCGAGGTCGTCGGTGGGCAGCCAGCCCAGGCCCTCGAGGCCCGCGGGGATGTCGGCGGCGGCGTAGCGGCCCAGGTAGTTGAAGGCGATCCGGCCGGGCAGCCGTGGCGGAAGGTGCGGTGCGGTGTCGCTGTTCAGGTAGCGGAGCATGCCGAAGCCGAGTCCCTTGTCGGGGACGGCCCGCATCACGTGGGTCACCGCGCGCATCGCCGCGCCGAGTTCGGCGCCGCCCGCCAGCGCCGCGTCCACGTCGACCGCGACCGGTAGGCGCACCGGGTAGATGCTGGTGAACCAGCCGATCGTTCGGGACAGGTCCGCCCCGGGAATCACGTCCTCCTGCCGCCCGTGGCCTTCCAGGCGGACCAGTACGTCGCCGGTGTCGGTGCCGCGCCGCGCCCGCCAGGCCCGCACGGCCAGCGCGAGACCGGTGAGCAGCCCGTCCTCGGCGCCGCCGTGCACGAGCGCGGGGACGGCGGTCAGCAGGTCGGTGGTGAGCTCCGCCGGAAGTTCGACCTCCACCTGGGTGAGCGTGCGCGCCTGATCGATCGCCGGGTCGAGGTCGCGCGCGGCGAGGCCGGGGTCGGGACCGGCCACGACCTGCTGCCAGTAGGGCAGCTCGGCCCGGCGTCGCTCGCTGTGCGCTTCCTCGGCCAGGGCGTGCGCCCAGCGCCGCATCGACGTGCCGGTGTCGGCGAGCACCGGGGTGGCCCCGGTCGAGACCTGCGCCCACGCCGCCATGAGATCGGGCACCAGGATGCGCCAGGAGACGCCGTCGATCACCAGGTGGTGGGCGACCACGACCAGCCTGCCGGTGCGGGGTCGGGCCCCCGCCGTGCCGACCGGATCGAGCCAGAGGAACTGGAGCACCGGGCCGTCGGCGGGGTCGAGCCGGTTCAGCGCGGCGTCGAGTTCGGTGACGGCGAATTCGCGCAGGTCCAGCGGATCGGCGTCGGCCGGGAACTCGATGCGGCGCACCAGCGCGGCCACGTCGACGGTGCCGGGCGCACCGGTCACGATCCGCCAGTCGCCGTCGACCCGGAGCAGCCGGGCCCGCAGCATGTCGTGCCGGTCGACGACCGCGGCCAAGGTGGTGTGGAGTTGCTCGGCGGTGATGCCGAGCGGCAGCTCGAGCACCGCGGTCTGCGCGAACCGGTCGAAGTCGCCGCCGCGCTCGATCATGTAGCGCACGATCGGGGTCGGCGGCAGCTCCCCCACCCCGCCACCGGGCAGCTCCTCGAGCACCACGGCCACGCCCGCGTCATCGGCCGCGGCGGCCAGCGCCGCGACCGTGCGATGCTCGAACACCTGCAGCGGGGTCAGCGTGATGCCTTCCTGTTTGGCGCGGGAGACCAATTGGATGGCCAGGATGCTGTCGCCGCCGAGGGCGAAGAACGAGTCGCGCGTGCCGACCCGGTCGCGGCCGAGCAGGTCGGCGACCAGGGCGGCCAGGGTCTGCTCGGTGGGCGTGGCCGGGGCGACGTACTCGGTGCCCGCGCCGCCGAACACCGGTGCGGGCAGCGCGGCCCGGTCCAGCTTGCCGACAGCGTTGCGCGGGATCGCGTCGAGCACCACGAACGCGGACGGCACCATGTATCCGGGCAGGGTTTCCGCGGCGTGAGCGCGCAGCCGGGTGAGATCGAGGTCGGCGCCCGGCTCGGGTACCACGTACGCGGCGAGGGCGGTACCGCCGCCGGGCCCCGCCACGCCGAGGGTGACCGCGAAGTCGACACCGGCGGCGCGGGTCAGCACCGCGTCGATCTCGCCGAGTTCGATGCGCTGACCGCGCACCTTGACCTGGAAGTCGGTGCGGCCCAGGTACTCCAGCTCGCCGTCGCGGGTCCAGCGCACCAGGTCGCCGGTGCGGTACATGCGCTCGCCCGCGCCGCCGTAGGGGTCGGCCACGAACCGCGTCGCGTTCAGGTCCGCCCGGCCGTGGTAGCCGCGCGCCAGGCCCGGCCCCGCCAGGTACAGCTCACCCGCCACCCCGGCGGGGACCGGGCGCAGCCGGGCATCGAGCACCACCGCGCGCGCCCCGGCCACGGGTCCGCCGATGGTGACCGGCGCGTCCGGCGTCAGCGGTGCCGAGGCGGTCGCCCAGATGGTGGTCTCGGTGGGGCCGTACAGGTTCAGCATGGTGCGACCGCGCGCCCACCGCCGCACCACCTCGGCGCCGACGGCCTCCCCGGCGACGGCGAGCACGCGCACCGACGGCGTCGACTCCGGCTCCAGCGTCGACAGCGCCGAGGGGGTGATCACCATGTGCGTTACCTGCTCGGCGGCGATCAGCTCGGCCAGCGCGGTCCCGCCGAACACGTCCGGCGGTGCGACGACACACGCCGCGCCGGTCCCGAAGGCCATGAGCGCCTCGAACACCGAGGCGTCGAAACTCGGGGACGCGACCTGCAATACCCGGGCCCGCTCGTCGAGCCGGAGCAGATCTCGTTGCGCTGCCACCAGATCGGCGACGCCGCGGTGGGTGACGGTGACGCCCTTGGGGATTCCGGTCGAACCGGAGGTGTAGATCATCCACGCGGGCCGGTCGGGATGGACGGTGCCGGGCAGCGGTGTCGCACGACCGTCACCCGACGCCGGTGCCGGGGCGGTGGTGTCGAGAACGAGCCAGTGGGCCGAACCCGGCAGCCGGTCGCGGTGGGCCGCGACCGTGAGGCCGAGCAGCGCGCCGGAATCGGTGAGCATGTGCTCGATCCGGTCGCTCGGGTGCTTCGGGTCGACCGGCAGGAACGCCGCGCCCGCCTTGGCCGCCGCCCACATGCCGATCCACAGGTCGGCGCCGCGGGGGAGGCCGAGGGCGACCACCGTCTCCGGTCCGGCACCCGCGGCCACGAGCAGGCGTGCCACGTCGGTGGCCCGCCGGTCGAGTTCGCGATAGGTCAGCACGGTCCCCCCCGCGATCAGCGCGATCCGGTCCGGGTGGGCGGCGGCGGTGCGAGCGAGCAGGCCGGGCAGCGTCGTGGTGGCCGCCGCCGCGCGCGGGTCGATGGCAGGCACCAGGCGGCTGCGTTCCTCGGGCAGCAGCAGGTCCAGGTCGCCCACCCGGACATCGGCGTTCCCGGCGACGGTCGCCAGCAGCGCGACCCAGCGCCGTGCCATCGCCTCGGCCGTGCCGGGATCGAACAGGTCGGTGGCGTAGGTCAGGACCGCGTCGATGCCGGCCCGGTCGGTGCCGTCGGTGTGTTCGCGCAGGTCCAGGGCCAGGTCGAACTGGGTGGCGTCGCGGTCGAGGTCTTCGACGGTGATGCGCAGGCCGGGCAGTTCGAGGACCGGCTCGGTGTAGTTCTGCAGCGACAGGGTCACCTGGAAGATCGGGTGGTGGGCGGTCGAGCGGGGCGGGTCCAGGTGCTGGACCAGCCGCTCGAAGGGCACATCGGCGTGGGCGAAGGCGGCCAGGTCGCGCTCGCGCACGGCGCCGAGCAACTCCCGGAACGAGCGGTCGGGATCGACATCGGTGCGCAGCGCGAGCGTGTTGACGAACATCCCGACCATGCCGTCGAGCGCGGGCTCGCCGCGCCCGGCCACGGCGGTGCCGAGCACCACGTCGCGGGTGCTGCCGAGACGGGCCAGCAGCACCGCGAAGGCGGCGTGCACCACCATGAACAGGCTCACCCCGGTCGCGGCGGCGAGTGCGGCCAGTCGCCGGTGCAGATCGGCGTCGACGGTGAACGGCAGGTCCGTTCCGCGCAGCGAGGGCACGGCGGGTCGCGGCCGGTCGGCGGCGAGTTCGATCGATTCCGGTGCGCCGAGCAGGGTTTCGCGCCAGAACGCGGTCTGGGCGGCGGTGCGCGAGGTGGGATCGTCCTCGTCGCCGAGCAGTTCGCGGTGCCACAGCGCGTAGTCGGCGTATTGGACCGGCAGCGGCGGCAGTTCGGCGGTGCCGCCCGCGGTCTCGGTGGCGTAGGCGGTCATCAGGTCCGCGGCCAGTGGCGCCATGGACGCGCCGTCGGCGCTGATGTGGTGCACCACCAGCGCGATCACGTGCTCGGGCGCGGCCCCCGCGTCCACGGGCAGCCGGAACAGCCCGACCCGCAGCGGCGGATCGGTGGTGAGATCGAAACCGGCGCAGGCGAGTTCGGCGATCGCGGCGCGCAGCGCGGCACCGTCGTCGATCGGCAGGACGGCCGGCTCGGGGGCGGCGACCTCGACGCCGACCACCACCTGCCGCGGCCCCTCGGCATCGGCCGGATACACCGTGCGCAGGCTCTCGTGGCGGCGCACCACCGCGGCCAGCGCACGGCGCATCGCGGCGGTGTCGAGGACGCCGGTCAGCCGCAGGGCGACCGCGATGTTGTAGGCCGGGGAGTCGGGTTCGAGCCGGTTGAGCACCCACATGCGCTGCTGGGCGGGCGACAGCGGCACCCGGTCCGGCCGCAGGCGCGGCGCGAGCACCGGCAGCCCGCTCGGTCCGTCGAGGGCCGGCACCACCCGCGCGGCCAGTTGCGCGGCGGTGGGCGCGTCGAACAGGTCGCGCAGCGCGACGGTCGCATTCAACGCGGCATTGACCCGCGCCACCACCTTGGTGGCGCTGAGCGAGTTGCCGCCCAGCTCGAAGAAGGAGTGGTCCACGCTGACCCGCTCGGTGCCGAGCACCTCGGCGAACACCTCGGCGACGGCCCGCTCCACCGCTGTGCGCGGAGCCAGGTACGGCCGCTGCGACACCGTGAAATCGGGCACCGGCAGGGCCTTGCGGTCCAGCTTGCCGACCGGGGTCAGCGGCACCTCGTCGAGCACCACCAGGTGGGCGGGCACCATGTAGCCCGGCAGCACGCCCGCCACCCGCGACCGCAGCCGCTCGGCGTCCAGCTCGCCCGGGGTGCGACCGGGGACGGGCACCACATACGACACCAGCACCGGTTCGCCCGCCGGACCGGGAAGGCCGATGGTGGCGGCGTAGTCGACGGCGTCGTCGGCGGCCAGCACCGCGTCGATCTCGCCCAGCTCGATGCGCAGGCCGCGGATCTTGACCTGGAAGTCGCTGCGCCCCAGGTATTCCAGTTCGCGCACCGCACGGCCGTCGCGCGGCACCTCGATCCAGCGCACCATGTCTCCGGTCCGGTACATGCGTTCGCCGGGCGCGCCCCAGGGGTTGGCGACGAAACGGGCGGCGGTCATCGCGAATCGGTTGAAGTAGCCGCGCGCGATGGCCGGGCCCGCCAGGTACAGCTCACCCTCCACGCCCATCGGCACCGGCCGCAGCCAGGTGTCCAGTACCAGCACCGCGGCACCGCGGATCGGCCCGCCCACCGTCACCGGCTCCCCCGGCCGCAGTTCGCCGGGCCCGGTGGCCCAGATGCTGAACTCGGTGGGGCCGTAGAGGTTCAGCATGCGCCGCCCGACCGCCCACTGCGCGGTCAGCTCCGGGCCGGACGCCTCGCCCGCGACCGCGAGCACCCGCAGGTCGGGCAGCTCGCGCGGGTCCATGGTGGCCAGCACCGAGGGGGTGATGACGGCGTGGCTGACCCGTCGGTCGCGCAGCAGCCGTTCCAGTTCCGGCCCGCCGTAGACCTCCGGCGGCGAGAGCACCAGGTGCCCGCCGACGGCGTGCGCGGTCAGCAGCTCGAACACCGAGGCGTCGAAGCTCGGTGAGGCGACCTGCAAGGCGCGCGCCGACGGCTCGAGATCGAGCGACTCGTGTTGGGCCGCCACCAGATCCGCGATCCCGCGATGGCTGAGCAGCACGGCCTTGGGCTTGCCGGTGGAACCGGAGGTGTAGATGAGGTAGGCCGTCTGGTCCAGCCGGATCGCTCCGCCGCGTTCGGCGTCGGTGATCGGATCGTCGGGTACCGTCATCGCCCGCCGGATGGTGGCGAGGTCGTCGAGCAGCAGCCAGTCGATGGTGCCGGGCAGGGTTTCGCCGGTGGCGCGGACGGTCACGCCGATGGGCGCCTTGGAATCGGTGAGGATGTGCTCGATGCGTTCCACCGGATAGTTCGGGTCCAGCGGCGCGAAGGCCGCGCCGGTCTTGGCCAGCGCCCACACCGCCACCACCGACTCCACCGAGCGGGTGAGGGCGAGCACCACGAACACCTCGGCGCCCACCCCGCGGCGCAGCAGCACCCGGGCGAAGCGGTTGGACCAGGCGTCCAGCTCGCGATA contains:
- a CDS encoding daunorubicin/doxorubicin resistance ABC transporter ATP-binding protein DrrA — protein: MNDTAVVVDGVEKSFGAVRALRGVDFVAHQGEVLGILGPNGAGKTTTVNILSTLVTPDAGRASVAGHDVVADPAGVRRCIMLTGQFAALDDMLSGYENLVMFGRLMGLRKRAARARAEELLVEFDLTDAAGRRVGTYSGGMRRRIDIACGLVVRPDVVFLDEPTTGLDPRSRQGVWDLVGGFRAHGITTLLTTQYLEEADALCDRIIVIDHGVVIAEGTADELKSRTGGSYCEVVPLRLEDLPAIAAVLGPLLPPGHPAPGPDADRLAIPAPDGAKTLAEALRRLDAAGLELVDIALRRPSLDDVFLHLTGHPAATESEVPA
- a CDS encoding non-ribosomal peptide synthetase; translation: MPQRSVSPVAAREQLPADAFPLSAAQRGIWFAQHFAGDTPISIAQYVELTGPVDVELLAAVSRQAGREFGTGYLRLMEVDGLPYQVVDTGIEHDLPVIDLRDAADPVAAAQEWMRAEYSAPLDLLSDRLGAFAMLRLGDEHWYWYQRIHHIVLDGFGAVTMVRRIAELYTAARTGTQPPPSTAEDLRAIVAADAAYRDSARFEADGAHWREHLAGMAEPVGLAGRTAPVDAHPIVAAGELPSATAELIDAVARAESSGVAPIVVAAFAAYLAAATSAAEVTLSLPVSGRTTAALRRSGGMVANVVPLRLRVDPAITVGALIRAAQGELTSALRRQRYRQEDIVRDLGWAVDEAASFGPTVNLMMIDTRITLGEVVGRTHVLTSGLIEDLFLNLYPGVGGETTHLDFQANPNLYAPDELAGHHSRFLDFLHGFLAAGTAAPLRDVPVLNPAERAELLPARGPAGLPPRTLPDLLIAGATRDLDAIAVRAGDRALTYREVLAYASRVARLLIAQGAGPETAVAVAIPRSMESVLATWAVALTGAAFVPIDPGLPADRIEHMVGDSGVQAGVTVAAARPALPGHLTWLALDDPATAAIVADQDPATVTAADRRAPAHPDQPAYLIYTSGSTGLPKAVVVPHRGLANLAAGSGAAFGVTAEAVVAHAVSPSFDISVEELLVTFAAGATLAVVPPQAYAGEELAEVLRAHEVTCLNVTPAVVGSLDPASLPAVRTVVVGGDACPPELVARWAGRRLLNGYGPTETTVTATLSAPLSPDGPVTIGSPATGMTALVLDPWLRPVPPGVTGELYLGGPGLARGYHRRNGLTASRFVANPYTPGERMYRTGDLVRWRRAGERLELDYAGRTDFQVKVRGYRIELGEIDAALEHRPEVEFALTIGATTPAGATALVSYVVATPGCEVQPEALKAAVGETLPGYMVPSVIMVLDAVPLTPVGKVDRRALPAPDFGARPGVHRAPSTPREETLAGLFAEVLGLDAVGVDENFFALGGDSIVSIQLVSRARAAGLRFSARDVFERKTVAALAAVAADAADTAVTELPGGGVGPIPITPIVAAMLAQGPTWHRYGQAALLAVPSDVDAVQLTNAVQALVDRHDILRSTLHEGDGWAWTVAAPGAVDAAALVEVIEVAEPEVPEQVVEAALQAAADRLDPVAGPLARFVLLRPAAPAGTPLLWLVLHHLVVDGVSWRILVPDLVTAWAGGELEPVGTSFRRWAHATVEQAEARVGELPVWQAIAAVPDPPLGRRAADPAVDVVATAGERRTTVPGAIAATAVDVLPELFHCGADDVLLAALAMAVARWRGRTRTLFTMEGHGREESVLPGADLARTVGWFTSVYPIALDLTGIDLADAFAGGPAAGAAIKAVKEQVRAIPDKGVGYGMLRYLNPATAPVLAAGPTPQISVNYLGRATTDSDGSHWLPRRFAGTTDERAPLPAVVDINAILGTAGLEITWTYASGILDAAEVDELARHWADALAALAAHAERPGAGGHTPSDFPLTTVTQEQLVRWEREYPNLAQVWPLSPLQYGLLFHAWYDTDTADGYTVQTRLTLAGRVDGARLRAAAQVLVDRHENLRVAFVETPDGPRQLVLADAEVSWRDTDLTHLPPGERACELDRVLAVDAGTRFDLARPPLIRFQLVRTDADTYTLLMTNHHLVLDGWSTPLLVRELLTVYIAAGLGAPVADVLPPAPSYREFLAWLAEQRPADGDDSLTAWRRALAGVDAPTRAVPTLAGIRSTESGMVSVDLPATAVARLEATTRAAGATVNVAVQAAWALLLTMLTGRTDVVFGGTVSGRPPQLPGVEEMVGLFINTLPVRVRLDPAETVGELLARVQAEQAALLDHQHVGLAAIHEAVGLPELFDTLTVFESYPVDREALSQSLDIAGMRVLDVAGTDATPYPLNLMVIPLHAVPGEPGDRLRLTIKFMADHLPEPAAARLLDRFVALLEQIAADPHRRVAAVQHCDPAELAALAPVRGPASVPARTLPEVLTAAAALDPDAVAVSAGTDSMTYRELDAWSNRFARVLLRRGVGAEVFVVLALTRSVESVVAVWALAKTGAAFAPLDPNYPVERIEHILTDSKAPIGVTVRATGETLPGTIDWLLLDDLATIRRAMTVPDDPITDAERGGAIRLDQTAYLIYTSGSTGKPKAVLLSHRGIADLVAAQHESLDLEPSARALQVASPSFDASVFELLTAHAVGGHLVLSPPEVYGGPELERLLRDRRVSHAVITPSVLATMDPRELPDLRVLAVAGEASGPELTAQWAVGRRMLNLYGPTEFSIWATGPGELRPGEPVTVGGPIRGAAVLVLDTWLRPVPMGVEGELYLAGPAIARGYFNRFAMTAARFVANPWGAPGERMYRTGDMVRWIEVPRDGRAVRELEYLGRSDFQVKIRGLRIELGEIDAVLAADDAVDYAATIGLPGPAGEPVLVSYVVPVPGRTPGELDAERLRSRVAGVLPGYMVPAHLVVLDEVPLTPVGKLDRKALPVPDFTVSQRPYLAPRTAVERAVAEVFAEVLGTERVSVDHSFFELGGNSLSATKVVARVNAALNATVALRDLFDAPTAAQLAARVVPALDGPSGLPVLAPRLRPDRVPLSPAQQRMWVLNRLEPDSPAYNIAVALRLTGVLDTAAMRRALAAVVRRHESLRTVYPADAEGPRQVVVGVEVAAPEPAVLPIDDGAALRAAIAELACAGFDLTTDPPLRVGLFRLPVDAGAAPEHVIALVVHHISADGASMAPLAADLMTAYATETAGGTAELPPLPVQYADYALWHRELLGDEDDPTSRTAAQTAFWRETLLGAPESIELAADRPRPAVPSLRGTDLPFTVDADLHRRLAALAAATGVSLFMVVHAAFAVLLARLGSTRDVVLGTAVAGRGEPALDGMVGMFVNTLALRTDVDPDRSFRELLGAVRERDLAAFAHADVPFERLVQHLDPPRSTAHHPIFQVTLSLQNYTEPVLELPGLRITVEDLDRDATQFDLALDLREHTDGTDRAGIDAVLTYATDLFDPGTAEAMARRWVALLATVAGNADVRVGDLDLLLPEERSRLVPAIDPRAAAATTTLPGLLARTAAAHPDRIALIAGGTVLTYRELDRRATDVARLLVAAGAGPETVVALGLPRGADLWIGMWAAAKAGAAFLPVDPKHPSDRIEHMLTDSGALLGLTVAAHRDRLPGSAHWLVLDTTAPAPASGDGRATPLPGTVHPDRPAWMIYTSGSTGIPKGVTVTHRGVADLVAAQRDLLRLDERARVLQVASPSFDASVFEALMAFGTGAACVVAPPDVFGGTALAELIAAEQVTHMVITPSALSTLEPESTPSVRVLAVAGEAVGAEVVRRWARGRTMLNLYGPTETTIWATASAPLTPDAPVTIGGPVAGARAVVLDARLRPVPAGVAGELYLAGPGLARGYHGRADLNATRFVADPYGGAGERMYRTGDLVRWTRDGELEYLGRTDFQVKVRGQRIELGEIDAVLTRAAGVDFAVTLGVAGPGGGTALAAYVVPEPGADLDLTRLRAHAAETLPGYMVPSAFVVLDAIPRNAVGKLDRAALPAPVFGGAGTEYVAPATPTEQTLAALVADLLGRDRVGTRDSFFALGGDSILAIQLVSRAKQEGITLTPLQVFEHRTVAALAAAADDAGVAVVLEELPGGGVGELPPTPIVRYMIERGGDFDRFAQTAVLELPLGITAEQLHTTLAAVVDRHDMLRARLLRVDGDWRIVTGAPGTVDVAALVRRIEFPADADPLDLREFAVTELDAALNRLDPADGPVLQFLWLDPVGTAGARPRTGRLVVVAHHLVIDGVSWRILVPDLMAAWAQVSTGATPVLADTGTSMRRWAHALAEEAHSERRRAELPYWQQVVAGPDPGLAARDLDPAIDQARTLTQVEVELPAELTTDLLTAVPALVHGGAEDGLLTGLALAVRAWRARRGTDTGDVLVRLEGHGRQEDVIPGADLSRTIGWFTSIYPVRLPVAVDVDAALAGGAELGAAMRAVTHVMRAVPDKGLGFGMLRYLNSDTAPHLPPRLPGRIAFNYLGRYAAADIPAGLEGLGWLPTDDLGELPATEHPGVPLQAEVDVNAVVIDDRLRASFGFPATLLDRADVAELAESWVAALTALARFAHSPLGRETAEAEQRHLAEQAEVTPGAGLGLDVLLPIRLGGDAPALFCVHPSSGMAWTYLGLADALAPGRPIYGLQAPDLSGREPSPGSIEAFARRYLREIRAVQPDGPYHLLGWSYGGLIAHAMAAQLAAEGAEVGVLALLDADTADIDGDSIEPLTAGTFVHTFGAVFGIEDVPAAATAEQAAELIAARMGGAAVVDAATLERMAASYNASARTRTGYRRPVFPGDAVYFHATVDSSEIFGPDGWRPYITGRLTSHDIEATHDELTAPHVLPRIARLLDQHLGGTQ